One segment of Castanea sativa cultivar Marrone di Chiusa Pesio chromosome 3, ASM4071231v1 DNA contains the following:
- the LOC142628643 gene encoding F-box/LRR-repeat protein 25-like, translated as MDHKNYTTVDRIFELLDHLQQYILSYLSINEVVQSSVLSKRWNHVWTAIPILGFDTTLYGYREYKSKKNLDMQRKLQDFYILVEKPLGRHCKHWISIKEFTLTASINGNCFLLLIVGLTMWLRVMSKSCPLTLLQDIVLEDDKRIQKLVAGCPMIEEMRFLGCNGLKSIKFSALIKAKLIEVELNDDLERVDLGASNLYADSEIKYVDLLKEES; from the exons ATGGATCACAAGAACTACACAACTGTGGACAGGATATTTGAATTGCTAGACCATCTTCAACAATACATTCTATCTTACCTTTCCATCAATGAAGTTGTTCAATCCTCTGTACTTTCTAAGAGATGGAATCATGTATGGACTGCAATTCCAATCCTGGGATTTGACACAACCTTGTACGGTTATAGAGAGTACAAGAGCAAGAAAAATCTAGATATGCAGAGAAAGTTACAAGACTTCTATATTTTGGTGGAAAAGCCTTTAGGAAGGCATTGTAAGCATTGGATAAGTATAAAGGAATTTACACTCACTGCTTCAATAAACGGAAATTGTTTTCTCTTGTTGATCGTTGGATTAACTATGTGGTTAAGAGTGATGTCAAAAAGCTGTCCCTTAACTTTGTTGCAGGATATTGTTTTGGAAG ATGATAAAAGAATTCAAAAACTAGTTGCTGGGTGTCCTATGATAGAAGAGATGAGATTTTTAGGGTGTAatgggttgaaaagtataaagTTTTCTGCTCTTATTAAAGCCAAGTTGATTGAGGTGGAACTCAATGATGATCTTGAGAGAGTCGATTTGGGAGCATCAAATCTTTATGCT gataGTGAAATTAAATATGTGGATTTGctcaaagaagaaagctaa